The Juglans microcarpa x Juglans regia isolate MS1-56 chromosome 2S, Jm3101_v1.0, whole genome shotgun sequence genome has a window encoding:
- the LOC121252129 gene encoding cytochrome c1-2, heme protein, mitochondrial-like has product MAGRVIHQLLRRKLESQSTAPPLLSSLISKSNNVGSTGMKSYRALALFGAGLSGLLSFGMIASADEAEHGLPPPHYPWPHKGILSSYDHASIRRGHQVYQQVCASCHSMSLISFRDLVGVAYTEEETKAMAAEIEVVDGPNDEGEMFTRPGKLSDRFPQPYSNEQAARFANGGAYPPDLSLITKARHDGQNYAFALLTGYRDPPAGVSIREGLHYNPYFPGGAIAMPKMLNDGAVEYEDGTPATESQMGKDVVTFLSWAAEPEMEERKLMGFKWIFVLSLALLQAAYYRRLKWSVLKSRKLVLDVVN; this is encoded by the exons ATGGCTGGACGAGTGATCCACCAGCTACTGAGAAGGAAACTTGAATCTCAATCAACA GCCCCTCCTTTATTGTCGTCTCTCATATCAAAGAGCAATAATGTTGGGTCTACTGGCATGAAGTCCTATAGAGCACTCGCACTCTTCGGAGCAGGTCTTTCAGGGCTTTTGAGTTTTGGAATGATAGCATCTGCTGATGAGGCTGAACATGGATTACCGCCTCCTCACTATCCCTGGCCTCACAAGGGCATTCTCAGTTCATATGATCATGCTTC GATTCGTCGTGGTCATCAGGTTTATCAACAGGTCTGTGCATCTTGCCATTCTATGTCACTTATATCATTCCGTGATTTGGTCGGTGTTGCATATACGGAAGAGGAGACAAAGGCTATGGCAGCCGAGATTGAAGTGGTTGATGGACCTAATGACGAGGGTGAGATGTTCACACGCCCCGGTAAACTCAGCGATCGTTTTCCTCAGCCTTATTCAAACGAACAAGCAGCTAGGTTTGCTAATGGAGGGGCCTATCCTCCAGATCTAAGCCTTATCACCAAA GCTCGCCATGATGGTCAGAATTACGCATTTGCCCTTCTGACTGGTTACCGTGATCCCCCTGCTGGTGTCTCG ATTCGGGAGGGGTTGCATTATAATCCTTATTTTCCTGGTGGAGCAATTGCGATGCCTAAAATGCTTAATGATGGTGCAGTAGAGTATGAGGATGGTACACCTGCAACAGAATCTCAG ATGGGTAAAGATGTTGTGACATTCTTGTCTTGGGCCGCGGAACCCGAAATGGAAGAGAGAAAGCTG ATGGGATTTAAATGGATATTCGTACTGTCACTGGCATTACTTCAAGCTGCTTATTACCGTCGATTGAAGTGGTCAGTTCTCAAGTCTCGCAAGCTGGTTCTCGACGTTGTCAACTAG